A window of Onychostoma macrolepis isolate SWU-2019 chromosome 01, ASM1243209v1, whole genome shotgun sequence contains these coding sequences:
- the LOC131538300 gene encoding uncharacterized protein LOC131538300 — protein sequence MKIIWTFTLLMIPGVLSSISVTGYSGGGVSITCRYDRKYTDKVKYFCKGEWSTCSDLIKTDIKNKWVYSVRFSLYDDTTAAVFTVIFRDLREQDSGRYYCAVERSGQDPYIEVKLKVFTGQKISAVTGYLGGNIIIKYRYEMKHKNHEKYICKTGEHQCLTLINTNRAAEWTHDRFSVHDDIAARLLHVFIRELNVNDSGEYKIIVKVSKDYSFFFIFHLNIRDADCCEKSISLSAAAGASVNISCKYPQSHSADVKFVCRRSGSDLCAEETSVEESRRWSAEGQIQLYDDREQQLLTGTISHVTRQHSAEYWCGVQSDQGHKSFITRVLVSVTDVPKTTSSIPPLLSTASVFKTSTSNFTSESPNILEGSSLIIPLVLVLVLLVLIIIGLILLFLYKKHQSRGSDSSSQTGAGKHEPVSHTDCDYDEIKVTHRQVPTNPSDSYVYATVQEATGDPQILITSAEDLNYAVVNFRKKADCPDRDRLRNNQDYSEYAAVNHLSA from the exons ATGAAGATCATCTGGACTTTCACTCTGCTGATGATTCCTG GTGTGTTGAGCTCCATCAGTGTGACGGGATATTCAGGAGGAGGAGTCAGCATCACATGCAGATATGATAGAAAATATACAGACAAAGTGAAGTATTTTTGTAAAGGAGAGTGGTCCACATGCTCTGACCTCATCAAGActgatattaaaaacaaatgggtTTATTCTGTAAGATTCTCTCTGTATGACGACACAACAGCAGCAGTTTTCACTGTAATCTTCAGAGATCTGAGAGAACAGGATTCTGGCAGGTACTACTGTGCAGTTGAGAGATCAGGACAAGATCCTTACATTGAAGTGAAGCTGAAAGTTTTTACAG GTCAAAAGATCAGTGCTGTGACGGGATATTTAGgaggaaatatcattataaaatacagATATGAGATGAAACATAAGAACCATGAGAAATACATCTGTAAAACTGGAGAACATCAATGCTTAACTCTAATAAACACTAATAGAGCAGCAGAATGGACACATGACCGATTCTCTGTTCATGACGACATAGCTGCTCGTCTCTTACATGTGTTTATCAGAGAACTGAATGTAAACGATTCTGGAGAATATAAGATTATAGTCAAAGTTTCTAAAGACTACAGTTTCTTCTTTATATTTCACCTGAACATCAGAGACG CTGATTGTTGTGAGAAGAGCATCAGTCTATCAGCTGCTGCAGGAGCATCTGTGAACATCAGCTGCAAATACCCACAATCCCACAGTGCTGATGTGAAGTTTGTCTGCAGGAGATCTGGATCTGATCTCTGTGCTGAAGAGACGTCTGTGGAGGAGAGCAGAAGATGGAGCGCTGAGGGACAGATCCAGCTGTATGATGACAGAGAGCAGCAGCTCCTGACGGGAACCATCAGTCATGTGACTCGACAACATTCAGCTGAATACTGGTGTGGAGTTCAGTCTGATCAAGGACACAAGAGCTTCATCACACGAGTCCTCGTCAGCGTTACAG ATGTTCCAAAAACAACGTCATCGATACCACCTTTATTATCAACTGCTTCTGTTTTCAAAACATCCACATCTAACTTCACATCAGAGTCTCCTAACATATTAGAAG GCTCTTCTTTGATCATTCCTCTGGTTCTGGTTCTGGTTCTTCTGGTTCTGATCATCATTGGTCTCATATTACTGTTTCTCTATAAGAAGCATCAGTCTAGGG GCAGTGATTCGTCATCTCAGACTGGAGCAGGAAAACATGAACCG GTTTCTCACACTGATTGTGATTATGATGAGATTAAAGTCACTCACAGACAAGTACCCACAAACCCCTCTGATTCTTATGTTTACGCTACAGTTCAGGAAGCCACTGGAGACCCTCAGATCTTGATCACATCTGCTGAGGATCTGAATTACGCCGTAGTGAATTTTCGCAAGAAAGCAGACTGTCCTGACAGAGACAGATTGAGGAATAATCAGGATTACAGTGAATACGCTGCTGTCAATCATCTCTCTGCCTGA